The window GTAGCTCAAGCATTTGGACTAACAACAGTTGCTTTTGGTGCGTTAAGTGTCTTTGCAATGAATACAAAACGTGACTTTACAACAATGGGTAAAATGTTGTTCATAACCTTAATTGTTATAGTTGCAGCAGCTATTATCAATATTTTCGTTAAAAGTACAATGTTTCAACTTGTAATCGCAAGTATTTCATCGATCTTATTTAGCGCATATATACTTTTTGATACGCAAAATATTATCCGTGGAAACTACGAAACACCAGTTGAAGGCGCAGTTGCTTTGTATCTTGATTTTGTAAATCTATTTACATCATTACTACAAATTTTAGGAATTTTTAATAGAAACGACTAAAGATGAGCGCATCTACCGAGTAATAGATGCGAATCTAAATAGGCTAAAAGAAGGGCTGCGCGTTGTTGAAGATATAAAAAGATATGTCTTTGATGACGCTAAGCTCGCCTACAAAATAAAATCCCTCCGCCACAAGGCAAAGATCCCGCAAAAAGATTTTTTAAAATTTAGAAATTCTCAAAACGACGTTTTAAAAACTAGCACAAAAAGCGAGCAAGAAAGATCAAATTTAGACGAGATAATCACTGCAAATTTCAAGCGCGCCCAGGAAAGCGCTCGCGTGCTTGAAGAGTGCTTTAAGCTCATAAATTTAGAACAAGC is drawn from Campylobacter concisus and contains these coding sequences:
- a CDS encoding thiamine-phosphate pyrophosphorylase, coding for METTKDERIYRVIDANLNRLKEGLRVVEDIKRYVFDDAKLAYKIKSLRHKAKIPQKDFLKFRNSQNDVLKTSTKSEQERSNLDEIITANFKRAQESARVLEECFKLINLEQAELFKSIRYELYEIEKEL